The Candidatus Rokuibacteriota bacterium genome includes a region encoding these proteins:
- a CDS encoding ATP-grasp domain-containing protein, translating into MGETWIGVTGLHATDNPHPGLAVIRALRRADPSWRILALIPDRLVTGAFAPDLVDAHALVPSPWAGRGPLAARLAAIVRRHPLDVVIPTLDGELDHYARLRGTLRRLGVRSCLPSTGALHACAKARLAALARRAGVATPETEVLGSADAVWRAAARLRYPQVLKGALVDSAVAHSVEEFRVAGTELAAQWGYPLLAQPLVHGEEYDVAVVARRGELLGVAVMKKLSVTNKGTAWAGVTVEEPGLVAETRRLVRALRWDGGLEAEFIRSPDGRAYCFEINPRFPSWIALAADADANLPALLVRLALGDDGESLGARPGWLFARVVAEHVFAGNPLACLDGRQVRVGLLRPAGAPAAPGAAKGALARSGRVAITGLNASDNPSPGLTVARSLRLASPPPGLVGLTHEVLATGAYVDGLWDEVRLLPFPSREEGGYPDALVEQCRAAGVDCLLPTLDIEIPLVSWLVPRLASAGVAALVPTADALAAASKPRLPALAARKFRLPRAMSIAGFDDLPDAAKELGATFVLKGPLADARVVRSPAEARVMARRLAATWNFPLIAQEYVDGEEFGIAAVADRRHRVVGAVVVRKEIRTLNGNTWGGSVVSDRRLKGLADRFAEALAWVGPFELEVIRHPRRGAFLIEVNPRFPGWVYLSAGAGANLPWAAVRLARGERVVSLEARPKSFYVRMAWDATSPIDRMATLAVEGRVGGHVG; encoded by the coding sequence ATGGGTGAGACCTGGATCGGCGTCACCGGACTGCATGCCACGGACAACCCTCACCCGGGGCTGGCGGTGATCCGCGCGCTCCGCCGGGCCGATCCGTCGTGGCGCATCCTGGCGTTGATCCCGGACCGGCTCGTGACGGGCGCCTTCGCCCCCGACCTCGTCGATGCCCACGCCCTCGTCCCCTCGCCGTGGGCCGGGCGTGGGCCGCTGGCTGCACGGCTGGCCGCCATCGTCCGCCGCCACCCGCTGGACGTCGTGATCCCGACGCTCGACGGCGAGCTCGATCACTACGCGAGGCTGCGGGGGACGCTGCGGCGCCTGGGCGTCCGCAGTTGCCTGCCCTCGACAGGTGCCCTCCACGCCTGCGCGAAGGCGCGCCTGGCGGCGCTGGCCCGGCGAGCGGGGGTGGCGACGCCGGAGACGGAAGTGCTGGGCTCGGCCGATGCCGTCTGGCGCGCCGCCGCCCGCCTCCGCTACCCTCAGGTGCTCAAGGGCGCCCTGGTCGACTCGGCGGTGGCGCACTCGGTCGAGGAGTTCCGCGTGGCGGGCACGGAGCTGGCCGCGCAGTGGGGGTACCCGTTGCTGGCGCAGCCTCTCGTCCACGGCGAGGAGTACGACGTGGCCGTGGTTGCCCGGCGCGGTGAGCTGCTCGGTGTCGCCGTCATGAAGAAGCTGTCGGTCACGAACAAGGGCACCGCCTGGGCGGGTGTCACGGTGGAGGAGCCGGGGCTCGTGGCGGAGACGCGCCGCCTCGTGCGCGCCCTCCGCTGGGACGGCGGCCTGGAGGCCGAGTTCATCCGCTCGCCCGACGGTCGCGCCTACTGTTTCGAGATCAATCCGCGGTTCCCGTCCTGGATCGCGCTGGCTGCGGACGCGGATGCCAACCTCCCCGCCCTGCTGGTGCGTCTGGCCCTGGGTGACGACGGCGAATCGCTCGGAGCCAGGCCGGGGTGGCTGTTCGCGCGGGTGGTCGCCGAGCACGTCTTCGCGGGTAACCCGCTCGCCTGCCTCGACGGGCGGCAGGTGCGGGTCGGGTTGCTGCGGCCGGCCGGGGCGCCTGCGGCGCCCGGGGCCGCGAAGGGCGCCCTCGCGCGGTCGGGGCGTGTCGCCATCACGGGCCTCAACGCCTCGGACAACCCCTCTCCCGGCCTGACGGTGGCCCGCTCGCTGCGGCTGGCATCCCCGCCGCCAGGACTGGTGGGCCTGACCCATGAGGTGCTGGCGACTGGCGCCTACGTGGACGGGCTCTGGGACGAGGTGCGCCTGCTGCCCTTCCCGTCGCGGGAGGAGGGCGGATATCCGGATGCGCTCGTCGAGCAATGCCGCGCCGCGGGTGTGGACTGCCTGCTGCCCACGCTGGACATCGAGATCCCACTCGTGTCCTGGCTCGTGCCTCGCCTGGCCTCCGCGGGCGTGGCGGCGCTCGTCCCGACGGCCGACGCGCTGGCCGCGGCCTCCAAGCCGCGGCTGCCGGCGCTCGCCGCGCGCAAGTTCCGGCTGCCGCGCGCGATGTCCATCGCGGGCTTCGACGATCTGCCGGACGCCGCCAAGGAGCTGGGGGCGACCTTCGTCCTCAAGGGCCCGCTGGCCGACGCCCGGGTCGTGAGATCGCCGGCAGAGGCGCGGGTCATGGCGCGGCGGCTGGCCGCCACGTGGAATTTTCCCCTGATCGCCCAGGAATACGTCGACGGCGAGGAGTTCGGCATCGCCGCCGTGGCGGACCGACGCCATCGCGTGGTGGGCGCGGTGGTGGTGCGAAAGGAGATCCGCACGCTGAACGGCAACACGTGGGGCGGCTCTGTCGTGAGTGACCGCCGGCTCAAGGGCCTGGCCGACCGGTTTGCCGAGGCGCTCGCCTGGGTCGGCCCCTTCGAGCTCGAGGTGATCCGCCATCCGCGGCGCGGCGCGTTCCTCATCGAGGTGAACCCGCGCTTCCCCGGCTGGGTCTACCTCTCGGCTGGCGCCGGCGCCAACCTGCCCTGGGCCGCCGTGCGGCTGGCTCGCGGCGAGCGTGTCGTCTCCCTCGAGGCCCGCCCGAAGAGCTTCTACGTGCGGATGGCCTGGGACGCGACCTCTCCGATCGACCGGATGGCGACCCTGGCGGTGGAAGGGAGGGTCGGCGGCCATGTCGGCTAG
- a CDS encoding homogentisate 1,2-dioxygenase, with the protein MGTFEYFSGIPEVGIVPRAPHAGSLLRHVYEQEHGRGGFAGKVSHTYHLYPPSNWLPGETRQLPAGAFAPDWDSPLRPLGGVHHALEVMAPAAPRDVYRGMARLVANATVAMNVTAPRASMDYFFEHHSATLVYFVHQGAGTLETTFGPVAYTKGDFLVVPKGITHRFELGAGPQYYWMYESFAGDPDKAEAPTTGQFITHSRSDYRFPLSLETRNEAGRFEVVSKVDAAYTRRVHPTHPFDAVGWRGSYLPYKLAVEDVRPLCADRSHVPPSGHTVFILPGCYLCVFTVRSVEKEGMWIPFFHKNLDYLETIAYHFGDFFSRGGVFREGMVSVHPVGLPHGPHPPALEAFLDGRRPDSFEEVGIMADFATPARISDVALGLSDADYMRSWAAYAREPRFRFSETRLREVRLVADRLAGERDSVRPIVPEYEDGQ; encoded by the coding sequence ATGGGGACGTTCGAGTACTTCAGCGGCATTCCCGAGGTCGGGATCGTGCCCCGCGCGCCGCATGCGGGCTCGCTGCTCCGGCATGTCTACGAGCAGGAGCACGGCCGTGGCGGCTTCGCGGGCAAGGTCAGCCACACCTATCACCTCTACCCGCCCAGCAACTGGCTGCCCGGCGAGACGCGGCAGCTTCCGGCCGGCGCCTTCGCGCCCGACTGGGACTCCCCCCTGCGCCCCCTCGGCGGGGTCCACCACGCGCTCGAGGTGATGGCGCCCGCCGCGCCGCGCGACGTCTATCGCGGGATGGCCCGCCTCGTGGCCAACGCCACGGTGGCGATGAACGTCACGGCGCCCCGGGCATCCATGGACTACTTCTTCGAGCACCACTCGGCCACGCTGGTCTACTTCGTCCACCAGGGCGCCGGCACCCTCGAGACGACGTTCGGCCCCGTGGCCTACACGAAGGGCGATTTCCTCGTCGTGCCCAAGGGGATCACCCACCGCTTCGAGCTCGGGGCGGGGCCCCAGTACTACTGGATGTACGAGAGCTTCGCCGGCGACCCCGACAAGGCCGAGGCCCCCACCACCGGGCAGTTCATCACCCACAGCCGCAGCGACTACCGCTTTCCGCTGTCGCTCGAGACGCGCAACGAGGCGGGGCGCTTCGAGGTCGTCTCCAAGGTGGACGCCGCCTACACGCGCCGCGTCCACCCGACGCATCCCTTCGACGCGGTGGGCTGGCGCGGCAGCTACCTGCCCTACAAGCTCGCCGTGGAGGACGTGCGGCCGCTCTGCGCCGACCGCTCCCACGTGCCGCCCTCGGGCCACACGGTGTTCATCCTGCCCGGCTGCTATCTCTGCGTCTTCACCGTCCGCTCCGTGGAGAAGGAGGGGATGTGGATCCCCTTCTTCCACAAGAACCTGGACTACCTCGAGACCATCGCCTACCACTTCGGCGACTTCTTCAGCCGGGGTGGCGTCTTCCGCGAGGGCATGGTGTCGGTGCACCCGGTGGGGTTGCCTCACGGGCCTCATCCGCCGGCGCTCGAGGCCTTCCTGGACGGGCGGCGTCCCGACTCCTTCGAGGAGGTCGGGATCATGGCGGACTTCGCCACCCCGGCGCGGATCTCGGACGTGGCGCTGGGCCTGAGCGACGCGGACTACATGCGGAGCTGGGCGGCCTACGCCAGGGAGCCGCGCTTCCGCTTCAGCGAGACGCGGCTCCGGGAGGTGAGGCTTGTGGCCGACCGCCTGGCCGGGGAGCGGGACAGCGTGCGGCCCATCGTCCCCGAGTACGAGGACGGCCAGTGA
- a CDS encoding alanine racemase has protein sequence MGLTRHTFGAISKYSGAALNTRAPLVPTSVVDSLDGCDVRALARQFGSPLFVVAEARLREEFRAFRAAFRQVYPHTEVAYSYKTNYLTGIRAILHEEGAWAEVVSGLEHDMAEQLGVPGERTIFNGPYKTDEDLRRAVKAGAWINVDNFDELTALERVAGEMGRTPAIGLRLAVAVTETPWEKFGFSLEAGLAEEAARRVAESASLRLAGLHIHLGTDLPRPEVFRDLLALVIPLMAKLEQRHGVRWEMLDLGGGFPNRHRYARGRPGTSPDDVFPAFAGAIAKPLASALRRLASPPKLVLEPGRAVVEHPVFLLTTVAAVKRLPGGAKAAVLDAGVHLLPTAYYSLLDIAPTETTPLSVEDVTLFGPLCMQVDCLGSGLRLPPLRRGVLLVVKNCGAYTDSQSLQFIQPRPAVVLVSAGRADLLREAESLEHFVGRDRLPPRLGPLSTRPRRRP, from the coding sequence ATGGGGCTCACGCGCCACACCTTCGGCGCGATCAGCAAGTACTCCGGAGCCGCGCTCAACACCCGGGCCCCGCTCGTGCCGACGAGCGTGGTGGACAGCCTCGACGGCTGTGACGTGCGCGCGCTGGCGCGCCAGTTCGGCTCCCCGCTCTTCGTCGTTGCGGAAGCACGGCTGCGCGAGGAGTTCCGGGCCTTCCGCGCCGCGTTCCGCCAGGTGTACCCCCACACCGAGGTGGCGTACTCGTACAAGACGAACTACCTCACGGGCATCCGCGCGATCCTGCACGAGGAAGGGGCGTGGGCCGAGGTGGTCTCGGGGCTCGAGCACGACATGGCCGAGCAGCTCGGCGTGCCCGGCGAGCGCACGATCTTCAACGGTCCTTACAAGACCGACGAGGACCTTCGCCGCGCCGTCAAGGCGGGCGCGTGGATCAACGTCGACAACTTCGACGAGCTCACGGCCCTCGAGCGCGTCGCTGGCGAGATGGGCCGCACGCCCGCCATCGGCCTCCGGCTGGCCGTCGCGGTCACGGAGACGCCCTGGGAGAAGTTCGGCTTCAGCCTGGAGGCGGGGCTGGCGGAGGAGGCGGCGCGTCGTGTGGCGGAGTCCGCGTCCCTCAGGCTGGCCGGGCTCCACATCCACCTTGGCACCGATCTGCCGAGGCCTGAAGTGTTCAGAGACCTGCTGGCCCTGGTCATCCCGCTGATGGCCAAGCTCGAGCAGCGCCACGGCGTCCGCTGGGAGATGCTGGACCTGGGCGGCGGCTTCCCCAACCGGCACCGTTATGCGCGCGGCCGTCCGGGCACATCGCCAGACGACGTGTTCCCGGCCTTTGCGGGGGCCATCGCGAAGCCGCTCGCGTCAGCGCTCCGGCGCCTTGCCAGCCCGCCGAAGCTCGTGCTCGAGCCCGGCCGGGCCGTCGTGGAGCACCCTGTGTTCCTGCTCACGACGGTCGCGGCGGTCAAGCGCCTGCCGGGCGGTGCCAAGGCTGCGGTGCTCGACGCCGGCGTCCACCTGCTGCCCACGGCCTACTACTCCCTGCTCGACATCGCCCCCACCGAGACCACGCCCTTGTCCGTGGAGGACGTGACGCTGTTCGGCCCCCTCTGCATGCAGGTGGACTGCCTGGGCTCGGGGCTTCGCCTGCCTCCGCTGCGGCGCGGCGTGCTGCTGGTGGTCAAGAATTGCGGCGCCTACACGGATTCCCAGTCGCTGCAGTTCATCCAGCCGCGGCCGGCCGTGGTGCTGGTGTCGGCTGGACGCGCCGATCTCCTCCGCGAGGCCGAGTCCCTGGAGCACTTCGTGGGCCGGGACCGGCTCCCGCCGAGGCTCGGGCCGCTGTCGACCAGGCCTCGTCGGAGGCCGTGA
- a CDS encoding LLM class flavin-dependent oxidoreductase, with product MRVGIFSVADHYPEELRRRASELYGELLDQAEAADALGFDSFWIAEHHFHEYGAIPRPPVWLAAAAERTRRIRLGSAVVVLPFDNPLRTAEDYAMVDVLSGGRLNLGVGAGYLRHEYAGFGLPLEERRERFDEALEVLLRAWTGERFSYAGKFHRVEDVRLNVLPLQTPRPPLWIATLRADTAVRIGARGLPVMLIPYASAETLEEMRAGVAAYKEAYVRAGGRPEEATVPFGFHCHCAESTAGARAEAREPMERYVRTRLYAVQRPFDTLVAQDVVAFGDPDEVVRVARRYEAAGFTHFLAIANFGGLPHRQVLRSMELMAGHVLPVFHPAAETVPPA from the coding sequence ATGCGGGTCGGCATCTTCTCCGTCGCGGATCACTATCCGGAGGAGCTGAGGCGCCGCGCGAGCGAGCTCTACGGCGAGTTGCTCGACCAGGCGGAGGCGGCCGACGCCCTCGGCTTCGACTCCTTCTGGATTGCGGAGCACCACTTCCACGAGTATGGGGCCATCCCGCGCCCGCCGGTGTGGCTGGCCGCCGCCGCCGAGCGCACGCGGCGGATCCGCCTCGGGTCGGCCGTGGTCGTCCTGCCCTTTGACAACCCGCTCCGCACCGCCGAGGACTATGCCATGGTCGACGTGCTCTCCGGCGGGCGGCTCAACCTCGGCGTCGGGGCGGGATACCTCCGGCACGAGTACGCGGGCTTCGGGCTCCCCCTCGAGGAGAGGCGGGAGCGTTTCGACGAGGCCCTGGAGGTGTTGCTCCGCGCCTGGACGGGCGAGCGCTTCTCCTATGCCGGGAAGTTCCACCGCGTCGAGGACGTGCGGCTCAACGTACTGCCGCTCCAGACACCGCGGCCCCCCCTGTGGATCGCCACCCTCCGGGCCGACACCGCGGTGCGCATCGGCGCCAGGGGGCTGCCGGTGATGCTCATCCCGTACGCGAGCGCGGAGACGCTCGAGGAGATGCGGGCGGGCGTCGCCGCCTACAAGGAGGCCTACGTGCGGGCCGGCGGCCGCCCGGAGGAGGCGACGGTGCCGTTCGGCTTCCACTGCCACTGCGCGGAGAGCACGGCCGGGGCGCGGGCCGAGGCGCGGGAGCCCATGGAGCGCTACGTGCGGACACGCCTGTACGCGGTGCAGCGCCCGTTCGACACCCTCGTGGCGCAGGACGTGGTGGCATTCGGCGACCCCGACGAGGTCGTCCGCGTGGCGCGCCGCTATGAGGCGGCGGGTTTCACCCACTTCCTCGCCATCGCCAACTTCGGCGGGCTGCCGCACCGGCAGGTGCTGCGCTCGATGGAGCTCATGGCCGGGCACGTCCTCCCGGTCTTCCACCCGGCGGCAGAGACAGTCCCGCCCGCATGA
- a CDS encoding PqqD family protein has product MAGGGLPPSVRFAESVTLKVGPERGFLFDQRTGRVYSLNGSAALASFRLSEGAATQDVIAAVLEAFEVDLETVRADLARFVAQLVEEGLASVDG; this is encoded by the coding sequence ATGGCCGGCGGGGGCCTGCCGCCATCCGTCCGCTTCGCGGAGTCGGTGACGCTCAAGGTCGGGCCCGAGCGCGGCTTTCTCTTCGATCAGCGCACCGGCAGGGTGTACTCCCTGAACGGCTCGGCGGCGCTGGCGTCCTTCCGGCTGAGCGAGGGCGCGGCGACCCAGGACGTCATCGCCGCTGTCCTGGAGGCCTTCGAGGTGGATCTGGAGACGGTCCGTGCGGACCTGGCTCGCTTCGTCGCCCAGCTCGTCGAGGAAGGGCTGGCCAGCGTCGATGGGTGA
- a CDS encoding urea transporter, whose protein sequence is MTLLGVARGAPAAAGAWAAAHGQVFFCASALSGLAFLVGFALLAPRATGMGAVGGAAATLVALARGYPRRPWRSGLYAYAGVLVGLYWGVLFEPGPATWAGLVAAAAASAPLTRLAYRLFMPRQIPTLALPALVLVWLTAPLLGRATGAPHLAVGWELLGWTALFLGLVAHSRLLALAGLLGALCGVAMSLLLGVAIEPGLIANTVPTAMALGAVYLPFTGISLLVAGLGAAAAGGLWWGALSVAPAWLPPLVAPFNLVTLAVLAVLRVHALRRWLPGCPAPLPLESITSAERSRAAWLSRRTLLDLVRRARRIGVLTGAGVSTETGLPDVRGAFGLGQSQRRVTLADFLASAEARAEYWRQEERFFRLVQRAGPAAAHHAVAALHRQGRLSAVVTQNVDGLHQAAGVPPDRVIEIHGNIHGARCLDCGHAVPRGLLSERIAAGPGTLYCERCQGLLKGGGVLFGEPVAPERLDAALRALLASDLWLVLGTSLAVAPVSDLLRWASEAGIPVAIINATPTPHDDLATVTVMADVGATLLEVADSAPRPPGGPPAVDSSVRSC, encoded by the coding sequence GTGACGCTCCTCGGCGTCGCACGGGGCGCCCCCGCAGCGGCTGGCGCATGGGCCGCAGCCCACGGGCAGGTGTTCTTCTGTGCCTCGGCCCTGAGCGGCCTCGCCTTCCTCGTGGGCTTCGCCTTGCTCGCCCCGCGCGCGACGGGCATGGGCGCGGTGGGGGGCGCGGCGGCCACCCTGGTGGCCCTGGCGCGCGGCTACCCGCGACGGCCGTGGCGCAGCGGGCTGTACGCATATGCCGGTGTCCTGGTCGGCCTCTACTGGGGCGTGCTCTTCGAGCCCGGGCCTGCCACGTGGGCCGGCCTCGTCGCCGCCGCTGCCGCGTCGGCCCCGCTCACGCGCCTGGCCTACCGGCTCTTCATGCCGAGACAGATCCCGACGCTGGCGCTCCCTGCCCTGGTCCTCGTCTGGCTCACCGCTCCCCTTCTCGGCCGTGCGACCGGAGCGCCACACCTGGCGGTGGGCTGGGAGCTCCTCGGCTGGACCGCTCTCTTCCTGGGCCTGGTCGCCCACTCGCGGCTCCTCGCGCTTGCCGGCCTGCTGGGCGCGCTCTGCGGCGTGGCGATGAGCCTGCTCCTGGGCGTGGCGATCGAGCCCGGCCTGATCGCCAACACCGTCCCGACGGCGATGGCGCTGGGCGCCGTGTATCTGCCGTTCACCGGGATCTCCCTGCTCGTGGCCGGGCTCGGGGCGGCAGCGGCGGGCGGCCTCTGGTGGGGCGCTCTGTCCGTCGCTCCCGCGTGGCTGCCACCCCTGGTGGCTCCGTTCAATCTCGTCACGCTCGCGGTCCTGGCCGTGCTCCGGGTTCACGCGCTCCGCCGATGGCTCCCCGGCTGCCCGGCACCCCTGCCGCTCGAGAGCATCACGAGTGCGGAGCGGAGTCGCGCCGCCTGGCTGTCCCGCCGGACGCTGCTCGACTTGGTCCGCCGGGCCAGGCGGATCGGCGTGCTGACCGGCGCCGGCGTGAGCACGGAAACGGGCCTGCCTGACGTGCGCGGCGCCTTCGGGCTCGGCCAGTCACAGCGCCGGGTCACCCTCGCGGACTTCCTCGCCTCGGCAGAGGCGCGCGCGGAGTACTGGCGCCAGGAGGAGCGCTTCTTCCGTCTGGTCCAGCGCGCCGGCCCTGCGGCGGCCCACCACGCCGTCGCAGCGCTCCACCGCCAGGGCCGCCTCTCGGCCGTCGTCACGCAGAACGTGGATGGTCTGCACCAGGCGGCCGGCGTCCCTCCAGATCGGGTGATCGAGATCCACGGCAACATCCACGGGGCGCGGTGCCTCGACTGCGGGCACGCGGTGCCCCGCGGCCTGCTCAGCGAGCGGATCGCCGCTGGCCCCGGCACCCTCTACTGCGAGCGCTGTCAGGGGCTCCTCAAGGGCGGCGGCGTGCTGTTCGGGGAGCCAGTGGCCCCCGAGCGCCTGGATGCCGCGCTCCGGGCCCTGCTGGCCTCCGACCTGTGGCTGGTGCTCGGGACCTCACTGGCCGTGGCGCCCGTGTCCGATCTGCTCCGGTGGGCGTCCGAGGCCGGCATTCCCGTGGCGATCATCAACGCGACGCCGACGCCGCACGACGATCTGGCCACCGTCACGGTGATGGCCGACGTGGGGGCGACGCTGCTCGAGGTGGCGGACAGCGCCCCCCGGCCCCCCGGTGGCCCCCCGGCCGTTGACAGCTCGGTCCGGTCTTGCTAG
- a CDS encoding tetratricopeptide repeat protein produces the protein MRRRTPAPGIIVLALAITLGCGTVIAQAQFDLAVIAFERQDYDGAIARLDQTIREGGDSARVRTLLGWARYRKGNLAQARAEFERSLRMNPADPNAFYAHEGLGWIAYKSGEHDRAIAAFSESLRRSPGYPNSHTGLGWSYLGKRDLLRAEASFKEALDRVPDEPDARRGLGFVAYHRGQWDKAIERFQAVLRRNERDTLARSALGWTYYYKGDYAKARPVFVDVARREPTWADPLAGLAWVAERQGRPEEAKAHFRAAMTKSARYVTTPDLKTLLAARPAWLDLWRELGWSLYHQRAFAEAEAEFERLLARHASDADGLRGLGYARYALKRHRDAVAPLRRSLASGVTLPPVREQVEIPGTSRLHPILSNAASTLAWSLYYSGDLAGALQQFREVTQRHPDWPDPWSGLGWTSLKLGKRAEAEPFFRRSLQAERDYPDALQGLQALGKAAK, from the coding sequence GTGAGACGGAGAACGCCCGCACCCGGGATCATCGTGCTGGCGCTGGCGATCACGCTGGGGTGTGGCACCGTCATCGCCCAGGCCCAGTTCGACCTGGCGGTCATCGCATTCGAGCGCCAGGACTACGATGGCGCCATCGCGCGCCTGGACCAGACGATCCGGGAGGGGGGCGACTCCGCCCGCGTCCGGACCCTGCTCGGGTGGGCGCGGTACAGGAAAGGCAATCTCGCGCAGGCGCGGGCCGAGTTCGAACGCTCCCTGCGCATGAATCCCGCCGACCCGAACGCCTTCTACGCGCATGAGGGCCTCGGCTGGATCGCGTACAAGTCCGGCGAGCACGACCGCGCCATCGCGGCCTTCTCGGAGTCGCTCAGGCGGTCCCCGGGATACCCGAACTCCCATACCGGCCTCGGCTGGAGCTATCTGGGCAAGCGCGATCTGCTGCGTGCCGAGGCGAGCTTCAAGGAGGCGCTCGATCGCGTCCCCGACGAGCCTGACGCGCGCCGGGGGCTCGGCTTCGTCGCCTATCACCGTGGCCAGTGGGACAAGGCCATCGAGCGCTTCCAGGCCGTGCTGCGCCGGAACGAGCGGGATACCTTGGCCCGCTCCGCTCTGGGGTGGACGTACTACTACAAGGGCGACTACGCGAAGGCCCGCCCTGTCTTCGTCGACGTCGCCCGCAGAGAACCGACTTGGGCGGATCCGCTGGCCGGGCTGGCCTGGGTCGCCGAGCGCCAGGGACGGCCGGAGGAGGCGAAAGCCCACTTCCGCGCCGCGATGACGAAGTCCGCCCGCTACGTGACGACTCCCGATCTGAAGACGCTGCTCGCCGCGCGCCCTGCGTGGCTCGACCTCTGGCGAGAGCTCGGGTGGAGCCTCTATCACCAGCGCGCTTTCGCCGAGGCGGAGGCCGAGTTCGAGAGGCTCCTGGCCAGGCATGCGAGCGACGCCGACGGGCTGCGAGGTCTGGGATACGCGCGCTACGCGCTGAAGCGCCACCGCGATGCCGTGGCTCCGCTGCGGCGCTCGCTGGCCTCCGGCGTGACGCTGCCACCCGTGCGCGAGCAGGTCGAGATCCCCGGGACCTCGAGGCTCCACCCGATCCTGAGCAACGCGGCCTCCACGCTGGCCTGGAGCCTCTACTACTCGGGGGATCTCGCGGGGGCGCTCCAGCAATTCAGGGAGGTCACGCAGCGTCATCCCGACTGGCCGGATCCGTGGAGCGGTCTCGGCTGGACCTCGCTCAAGCTCGGGAAACGAGCGGAGGCGGAACCCTTCTTCCGCCGGAGCCTCCAGGCGGAGCGGGACTACCCCGACGCGTTGCAGGGCCTGCAGGCGCTGGGAAAGGCGGCGAAGTGA